TACCAATTCCACCCATTCCGATGATAGTTATCAATCGACAGTTATCTTCTAACAACCATTTATTTAATGTAGCCAACTCCAAACTTCGTCCATGGAAACTAGTTACGTCAATAGCTTCGCCCCAATCAATACGTTTTATGGTAAGCCTGCGCTCGATGGTTTTAGTCGATTTTGGTGAAGTATAATCGCTTGATTCTAATTCTAAGTTTAATGTTGAAAATAAAGTTGCGATCGAGCGTTTATCTACTCCACAATCGCGTGTCAGTATTTTTCTGAGAGTAGCAGTAGTTAGTCCGGCGCGATCGCCTAACTCTTCTAAAGTAATTTTATATCCTTGATTATCTCTAAATTCCCAATCTGTTTTGGCTTTTTGAATTTTTTGCCAACCATTATGTGTTAGTACAATACCACGACTACGTTTAATTTTTTTAGAGTTCATTTATAATTACTTAGATAGATAATTTTTTATGCAAATTAATATACTAACTGTTTAAATATTTATCAAAAACTGGTTCGCAAGAAAACAAACCCATTTTATTGACAACAAGCGATCTTTTAAACAATGACTCTAAACAGATCATTGTTTCTGTAAATGTAGCTAAAAAAAGAAAGTTTTTTTGTATTTGTAGAACAGAGAGAGATTTATTAAAATTTGACAAATTTTTACAAATTGCTTTTTCTAAAGGCGATAGTCTTTTATATTGTTGACTTAAAAGCTCTTCGATCTCACTACATAAAATGTATTCTTGTTGTAGAAAGTTACTAAAGTTGCCACTGTGATCGTTTTTGATTGTCAAAGCTATTGTTTTTAATGCAAATGGATTACCAGAATAACTTTTAATAACAAAATTTTCTTCAGTAATTGTTCCAAATATCTCTTTTTCTCTAAAAATTTTTCTTGCTTCATGCTCTTTTAAACCCTTTAGTTTAAAACAACGGATTGGCAACGTATTTCCCTCAAGAATTGCTGCTTCACAAGGTAATTCGCGACTTATTAGTAGAAAGCAGCTATGATGTTCGATCTCACCAATATTTTTTATTAAATGTCCAAATTCTTTATATGTTTCCTGATAGCAACCACAGTAATTTTCTACTTGCATCGTTGCTTCTACATCATCCAGGACAATTAGACATCGATGTTGACGTAAATAGTCGATCAAATCTAAAAAGCAATCTTTAATGTTTTTTGATGAATTAATAAATAGCGATTTATTATTACCAATAAAAGCTTGTAATAATTTTGACAAAAATTCTTCAAATAATAAAAATTCTTTTAAAGAAATAAAAACCACGCAATCAAATTCTTCTTTTATTTGATTTATTAGTTTAATTGATAAAGATGTTTTACCTACTCCTCCCATTCCATAAAGTGTTACTAATCGACATCTATCTTTTACTAACCATTGTTTTAATTTCAGGAGTTCTGTATTTCTACCGTAGAAGTTGGAAAGATCGACTGTAGTGTTCCATTTTTTTACTTGACGATCGAGTTTTTTGCTATGATTTAGAGATAAATTTGCTAATGTATAGTCGCTTGCAGTCAATTCTAAGTTAAATGTCATAAAAAATTTAACTAGCGTTCGTTTGTCAACTCCTTGATGGCGTTTTAATACTTTAAAAACCGTGTTGTAAGCCAACCCAGTTTTTTCGCTTAATTCTTCATAAGTATATTTATTTTCAAAACATATCACCGATTGAAGTTTTTGTAAGCCTCGATCGGTAAAAATCAAGCCGCGACTGCGTTTTTGTTTCTGCTGATTCACAATAAATACCTGCTCTAACAAAGACGATTTATTTAAACAATTGTCAAAATCAAAAAAAATGTAATATTTTTTACATAAAAAAATTACACTTAAACCTAAAAATTTACCCTTACTAAAACATTTAGTATTTTGTAAAATTAAATACTTACTAAAACCGTTTTTAAGAGCGTTTTAAAAAATTTTAAGTTAGTTTTCAAATCGCTGAGGTACATTGGAACACATCAAAAAAAATGTTCTATCTTTCGATAGATAATATCGCTCGCATCAAAAAAATACTCTATCTTACGATAGACAACAATGGAACCATATTCTGAAGATCTACGACAAAAAATACTTGATATTTATTTGGAAAGAAAAACATCAATTAGACAAATAGCTCAAGACTTTAAAGTAAGTAAAAGTTTCGTACAAAAATTACTAAAACAGTACAAGAAAACTGGATCGATAACTCCTAAAACTAATCGAGGAGGACGATTGCCAAAATTAAATTCCCAACAGATAAATTTAGTTGCAGAGTTAGCAAAACTCAGTAATGATGCCACTTTACAAGAATTATGCAATATGCTGTACGAACAAACTGGAGTCAGAATTAGTCGTCCGACAATGAGCAGAATCGTACGAAAAATAAAGCCTTTAAATAAATAAACTATCGTTTATAGATAAATGCTTCAATTGTGTGGAGATAATAGCACAACATTGTTAAGCTGACGGTGGACAATAGAGGTCAGCAGAGAAAAACAAATCAAGAGCCTGGAAGTAGAAATACATTAGATCTAAACAAAAACAAAATCTTCGGCACTAAATTCGTTAAATATTACTCCTGTTACAGTAGCGAGAGATATGTCTTTATTTGCGCCATTTTCGGTGAATTCGGCGGCAATACTGGTACTGCCAAAATCGCCAAAAGCTGGAAGTAATTGCAGATCTTCAAAGAAAGATACATCTTCAATTCCGCTTATGTAAATTTTGTCAACTCCTAGCTCGAAGTCCATGATGGTGTTGCGAGTATCTGCCAATTCTGGAAGCGATAGTCCCTTTGGTAAAAGAGCGTCAATTTTCTCAGGATATTTAACAGCAACAGCATCGGGTAACTGTCCGTTAGCCAGCCAAAAGTCATCGCTACCAGCTCCGCCATAGAGGAGATTACCACCACCATCACGAATCTGCAAAGTATCGTCGCCGTTGCTTCCATGTAGCTCACTATCATTACCAGCAATGAGATAATCTTTTCCATTCCCGCCATTAAGATAGTTACGACTAGAAACCTCTGCTCCCGACCGACCTGAGCCAATAGCACCGTTAAGATAATCATCACCATCACCACCAAAAACGCGATCGCTGGTGCTGGCTAAGATGATATCATTTCCTTGATTACCATAAAGTCGATTGCGACCCAGACCCTCAGAAGCAAAAATAAAATCATCACCTGCTTCTGCTGATACCACATCTTCTTTATTGACATAAATTTCATCATCCCCACCGCCAGCAAAAATTCGACAGCGACTTAGATCGCTTTTACTATAAAAATCTGCTTCATCGCCGAGAACAACTTGTCGATTAGTAGGGATATTTCCCAATGGTGTTACTGGTGAAGGGAAAAGTTCTTGAGTTAAATCTGGTTCATCTACAGTAGGTATAGAAATTGAAAGTGCTTCTACAGGTTCATCGCTAAAATTAGCGATCGCATATTCATTTTCTGGAGCAATATGGACGTAGGTATTTTTTTCTGCAACTTCTACCTTACCGTCAATTTCAACAGCTAAGTTACCTTCATCTAC
This region of Myxosarcina sp. GI1 genomic DNA includes:
- a CDS encoding NB-ARC domain-containing protein, producing the protein MNQQKQKRSRGLIFTDRGLQKLQSVICFENKYTYEELSEKTGLAYNTVFKVLKRHQGVDKRTLVKFFMTFNLELTASDYTLANLSLNHSKKLDRQVKKWNTTVDLSNFYGRNTELLKLKQWLVKDRCRLVTLYGMGGVGKTSLSIKLINQIKEEFDCVVFISLKEFLLFEEFLSKLLQAFIGNNKSLFINSSKNIKDCFLDLIDYLRQHRCLIVLDDVEATMQVENYCGCYQETYKEFGHLIKNIGEIEHHSCFLLISRELPCEAAILEGNTLPIRCFKLKGLKEHEARKIFREKEIFGTITEENFVIKSYSGNPFALKTIALTIKNDHSGNFSNFLQQEYILCSEIEELLSQQYKRLSPLEKAICKNLSNFNKSLSVLQIQKNFLFLATFTETMICLESLFKRSLVVNKMGLFSCEPVFDKYLNS
- a CDS encoding cupin domain-containing protein, with amino-acid sequence MTHSIGNTVGVEGTTIPTEVVEDYSLVEQDDSTRPAVYASGDLYTSLSTTRETDFDFNFFDFFLPVNGGPPPHYHPFEHEIWHVTDGEFQFNLGDRGELGIVVPEGTTVFGPIDRTHGYRNLDSTASLIGVTPGARTLSMTTPGALDLFFDFSALSVVDRDAPIPTFDGPQPEDFINLAKFSARTNAGITLLALDPDYQPPEDALDYLLVLPENAKGKVVKEAKKLNRINGFSVWTTGEQKGLLQRPTFTGDFDIEYTSLTSLEESGDKFAYDRFELAPETTEDFPDPVTSEDHQLFYVDEGNLAVEIDGKVEVAEKNTYVHIAPENEYAIANFSDEPVEALSISIPTVDEPDLTQELFPSPVTPLGNIPTNRQVVLGDEADFYSKSDLSRCRIFAGGGDDEIYVNKEDVVSAEAGDDFIFASEGLGRNRLYGNQGNDIILASTSDRVFGGDGDDYLNGAIGSGRSGAEVSSRNYLNGGNGKDYLIAGNDSELHGSNGDDTLQIRDGGGNLLYGGAGSDDFWLANGQLPDAVAVKYPEKIDALLPKGLSLPELADTRNTIMDFELGVDKIYISGIEDVSFFEDLQLLPAFGDFGSTSIAAEFTENGANKDISLATVTGVIFNEFSAEDFVFV
- a CDS encoding helix-turn-helix domain-containing protein; this encodes MEPYSEDLRQKILDIYLERKTSIRQIAQDFKVSKSFVQKLLKQYKKTGSITPKTNRGGRLPKLNSQQINLVAELAKLSNDATLQELCNMLYEQTGVRISRPTMSRIVRKIKPLNK